ACATTGATGAGCCCATAAATGAGAACGTATTTAGAGTACAACAATACTCTCCGTTTGGTATTCCTGCAGTCATTTGTACACCTATCTCCGACTATATTCTCAAGGCTGTAAAAGTTGGAGAACATTCTCTCTGGGAAGCAAAAATGGAGGCAGAAAGATGCGAACACCTCGTAATCCATGGACCAAGGAATGAACCGAAACTCGTTCACATCTTCATAACACTCGACaatctccagaggatcATATACTTTGCCAAGGATGGTGACCGTTGGATGCGAGTGACAAAGCACACGTTTTACAACAGGCTCTGGAGCATTAAAACGGAACCAATGCCAGCATGTGGACGCACTCCTTCGTCTGGAGGGTCCTGGGATCACTCCTACAGTGCCAAGGCTATTTGATTGACATATGCATGGAGCACGTTATTCAATGGTCAAGCTTTGGCATGAGACAATGGAAATACATGCATTCAGTATAATGTTTGATTGTTTTACAGGCATTAGTCTGTATAAATGCTTGAGattttacatttacatcttctccattagtgCAATAGGGAAACTGAGGCTTCAGGAAAAAGAGAGTACTCTGTCATGGAGGATTCCATCCAGCTCCATAGACGGTCTCATGGTTTATAAATGCTACATAATGGCCGAGAAACGTCGTTGCAATAAGACGTTTGGTTGATGGTAATGAATGGCCATTAACGGGGCATGTCATGGCATTGATAAGGAGATGGAAGATAATAACGATCATGTAGAGTATTAAAACTTCATTAATGTACACAGAGGACTTGTGTGATGCACTCGTGAGTTTGCATGTCCCCTTTTGTCTTGAATAGTCTCGTTTAATGCTTTTGGGAGCCTTCATGTTTTATCTATCTGCATGCATATCCTTGTCTACCCTTGCCCTTTTTATCTTGATGCTGGCCGGAAGTGGAGGATGCGTGAGGTCTTTGGTCTTGTCT
Above is a genomic segment from Theileria equi strain WA chromosome 4 map unlocalized gcontig_1105316255041, whole genome shotgun sequence containing:
- a CDS encoding conserved hypothetical protein (encoded by transcript BEWA_045710A); protein product: MDVTLDLSKPDQPSVHRKNMQEWDGVSYVLYYPIYGSTVVQLNYADQILWRKRRPEEKLMNFNFYYLYGRPTVGFIQIYDGTKYTTYKLKMNQTGWILISCQLYERLLENTKRNREIDIDEPINENVFRVQQYSPFGIPAVICTPISDYILKAVKVGEHSLWEAKMEAERCEHLVIHGPRNEPKLVHIFITLDNLQRIIYFAKDGDRWMRVTKHTFYNRLWSIKTEPMPACGRTPSSGGSWDHSYSAKAI